CAGGTGCACTTCTATAAATTTTGAACTGCAATGATTACACACACGAGTAGCAACAATATGTCCAAAAAAATACAGGTCAAGTTTGTTGAAAGCTAAACTCACCACTTGATCCACTGGCATATGGAGCAGTGTGCTACTGTATTAGGACTGGATAACTAGAATAATACTTTTAGCAAAGCCGAGAAAAGACATCAAGTAAGAAAATGAATGATGCAGAAGTTCACCAAAGTAGCATGATGAAGAGATAAAAGTGTTTGTCGTAACCTGTTCTTGAGTAGAGATGTTAATACCATAATCATCAAGACTTACCTCCAAAGCTTTCTCTTCATCATAGATGAATTTTGGCAACCTCCTCATCAGTTCTTTTTTGTCAGTCTCAGTCAGAGCTTTGCTGATCTGAAACAATGCTGGTCATTAGAAAGAATATAGGAACAGCATAATCATGGACAATAGTTTGTCAATGTCTTCAAGAATTTGCTTAATCCTGAAAATGTACATTTCCACTTGGGGTACCATATGTTACATAATTTTTAATAAGAGCTGGTATAGCATTAAACTATACCAGAGGCCTAACTGGAGAAGCCACAGACACTTGCACATGCCGTCCCACACACAGCAGATGCAATGTTAAGCATTCTTTGATTCGAGCCAAAAATTAGTTGTTATAGGTTTTCCATTCTACTGCTTACTGCATGAAGAATTAGTTCAGCTTCATCTTAAAAGATGAGGTGAACATTGACAGACATTTGCCACTTGAAACCATTAAGCAAATATATGGTGAGTAAGGTTCCATTCATGCTAGCACAAGTTCACCACAGTTCTACCCATGAGACAGCAATTAAGATAGATACTGAGCAAACATAAGGTAGAAGGAACATATTAAAAAGGGTAAGGtaaagaaagatatcatttgtgtACCTGAGGTGCATATACACAAGCAAGTGCCCCAACCACAATTCCTCCCAGCACAAAGCCCCCAACGAAGATGCTTGCACTGTTTGGCCTTCCACCACTCCTGAATTGCATTTGCATGAAACCAGGCAAGGATAAGGATACCACCAATCAGACAAGAacatatttacaaataaaaaagaagtttcatttgttatttcccCAAGCCCGATCATGATTCTGAAACCTTGAATCCAACCcatgaaaattgtttcacatttcAGGACCACAAGCATCATAAACATAATGACATAACCTTGATCATAAACCAAATAGAGCTATAATGACATTCTCTTGCACAAGTGAATGCGCACTTGAAACTACATGTGTAAAACAACCTTTACGATTTAAATCTGCATGTGACTATCCTCCTCAACTGAGTTACCATTCACAAGCCACAAGTTGGCAGTGGCCAACTCATTCTGATATCCCATCTTTTAGTAGAtcatgaaagagaagaaaaaccacAGTTCAAACTGGTCGATTCCAATTATAAATCTTCTGATTGATTCCCTTACTATGTTACAAATTTTGGTAAGGAATAGGAAAACCTCAACACTGTTGCTAATATTAGCATATGTCAGAAAAGAAACTCCAAAAAGCATAACTAGCTTCAGTCTTCGTTCAGTATAAAATCATGGATCCTTAGTATGGTGAAATTTAGTTAACCAATGATTATATTGCAAGAATGCGAGATAATAGACGTAGACCAAGTGTGTGTGTTTACACAGAAGGCATCCCACCCTACAGTTCACCACGTCATCACATATACAGATACACAAATTGAAATAATCTAGCGAAAAAATTGATCCAAGAACCCTAGCATTCCTTTGATGATTAGATACTTATCAATCACAAAAGAGAATGCTTTGAGGATTCAAGCAAAAGGTTGTAATCATCAACAAGAATAAACAACAGATGCCGCCAATGGAACTACTAGCAGCCAAAGCTGGCAGTTTTGAGCAAGTAGTTCACATACCTATAAGCAGCTCGAAGGACGAATTGTCTCTTGTGACTTGCAATTCCATCTTTCCTTCGGCTAATAGGACGAAGAGACAAGCTCGAAGGAGGGCAGACGACAAGAGACTTGTCCGACGACGGCTTCAAGGTAAAGCCTACAAGGAAAAGAAGGTAAAAGATCGATCACAACCCAATTAAAAGATCAACATATCTAGTATTGAAGAGCCACTCAAATCGATATTTCACAGAGCACCCGAAAACCCCAAGACAATGAATTGTCAGCTCATGAGGATCAATCTATCGCTCTCCAAAACATAATTCCGAGACCAGCGGATCCAGCGATTCGATTACCGCCCTTAAAAATCAGGGAAAAAATCGAAAAAAAGAAaccctaaaatataaaaattctcGAAATCGAGAGAACGCGAGAGGACCACCGTAGAGCGCTTGGAATCGGGAGTCTCTGACGGAGACGAGGGAGTTCGCGATCGTCGCCATCGCGATCAGCTATTCACCACTCTTGGTGGGCGGAATCGAACGAGAAAAAGAGAAGGGAGAAGGGGGACAAGGCGACAGTCAAGAGGCAAGAAGAGCGCGCGTGAGGCGGATAAAGCGTTCGGATCGGGAAGAAGTCGGTCGCCTTCGATACCACCAATGCTCGCGGATCTGaggataataataatactaatagtcTACGGACTAAAACTACTCGGGGCCCGCTTCCGGGGACCCGTCCGGCTTACTTCGAACCGGGTCGAAGTAAGGCAAAATAACGGCTTGGCTGAGTCCAGTTATTTCCCGTCAATGTACGTATTCCCGTCGACAAACAGCTTAACACAACTCATTAGGCATAATAAGGAGCTCATAGCCCTTTGACCTAGCTAATCTCAGTCTATTAGGCCCAGTAAGGCCCAGATATGAGGCCTAGATGAAGAGACTCATCTAGAAGGCTCAGACATTAGGCCCAATTTAAAGAGCCCCAACTAACAGCGCCCAAACATGAGGCTCAGTCTATTGGGCCTAATAAAGCCTAACACGAGACGCCCAAGCTAACCCTGACCATGGGATAAGATCCAACCTACGTGACCTAGCCCGCCAGGCTCTGAGGATAATTCCCAGTTCGACTACATGGCAGAAAAAAGGGGAGAGAAATCCTCGAAGCAGAAAGGTGCTTCATCCGCAAGTAGTCCAAGGGAGTTTGACGGTTTGGTAGCCAAGATAGTAGAAGCATTCAGAAGGATGGCAAAGAAGGAGCCGACGAGTTTCTGATGGAAGTGGAATCAGAGTGAGGCACCTATGACCATAAGAGTGGTCGCAAAGCCCAGTGTCATACTGTTCAGGGAAGCCCTCTACCCTCCCTTAATTTTCTTTGTCAtagaaataagaagaagaaggtggTATGCAATATCAACCACCCACACTGCAATGAAATGGCCGAGGGGCTTGATCTTTCTCCATCTTCACAATCTCATGCTTAGTTTATCTTGAAGCTGTCATGGGTTGAAAAATTAGTATAGTAGGAAACATCTATGTATGCTGATCAACACATATAACTTGTCTTTGGTGATGCTATTGGAAACCCATTTGCAGGAAGAGGGCTTTGTGAAGTTCCTTCGTCGATTGTGACATGTATGGGAGGATGCATTTGAAGAAGCTAGAAGCAAGTCTAGTGGTATATTGGTGGAGTGGCACACATACCTCACAATTTATTTGATTAGTTTTTCAGGAAGAAGAAGGTATGCTCCTATAGATCTTGGCCTGTATTTATGGGATTATGATGGCTCCTTCTCATGATCTATTATGGTCTTGACTAGCAAATCTAGAATTCAGTGATCTACTTTGGTGTGTTTGTGGAAATTTCAATGTTATTTGCAATCCTTGTTTGTGATAAGCTTGGTAGTCGGCCTTTTATCTTGAATAACATAGTGTTATTCTTTTAGAATTTCATATCTAGAAATAAGCGTTCTGATCTCGGTTTCTATGGTTGCCCATTTACTTAGCAACAATCATGTTAGTTCATCTCGGATATGTGCCCATTTAGATAGGATACTTGTTAACCCATAATAGCTTTCACTCTTTCTATATATGGTTTCACACCTCCCTAATATAACTTATGATCATGTCCTTTTGTTTTTTTGAGATTAATCGAACTAGTAAATGCTAGTTATAGATGTCCTGCAAGCCATTCATGTAAGTGATGACATGCAtgatatattatataatttattattattattttgatattttttcactttatattatgtgataaatatatattgtgatgtccttggatatgtgaaatgagaattggatcatgatgatatcatgataataagatcaacTTGCCTATAAATATAGACTTTAAATATTCtgatcacaggttactcgagaggaacatcgagataaccggataagcCGATATAATATatatccatctatatgatggagatagctactctcatagctacttgtgtggggatATTAGGGATATAATGTAGAtgctcattgaagaataagttcactaaatgattcgcttacggaatgatgGTTGGTAATGATATCTTATCGTTAGATAGCAATTCGATAGTCTCAATtatatatctggtccttatacttgagacaccaagaatgtcgtatatgagtattccactctttaatatcagacttataggtttataaATTTCAAACCTAACAtagtcgatcatcgggagtgatagccaaaCTTACGAGGATAATTTGGTGTTAATAGAGAATTATCCACTCTcaatatcatgagaagaatatctcatgcgCTCTCACTCAagaacatctataaataggagagaccaAAATGTGGCATAGGTTAGTCTCCTCTTGGTCACCCCTCCTATTTTCCTCCCTCTTCTCTCTCCCTTAACGGACAACCCCTGTTTGGGGCGTGTGGATAACAAGAAGGGtcaaccccttcttgatcacgGTGCAGCCTTGTGATGCGCGTGGAGACGATAATCATACTacgatttgaggagtgtcatcatctcatctaccatgtggatcatcgctagagaggaggatagttgacctccttcatcatcatgtgatgtgtgattgcttatatacctactaaatacgtatatatgtatatatatgtatatatatatatgtatatatttacatgtgatgtaaatgtatattaaatatgtatgtgtatgacatATCATATTTGGAGATCGAGTCAAAATCTCCTCtaacgataatattaagtcgataagcgTGAAATAATTAGATTGATCCACATGACCTTCTATTGTTGTAGGGAGAAATTGATTCCCAACATACGATGAGTTGGTCAAGTTTCTCGAGGCTCACCCATATTACGATTCGagatcttgcctatgatatagagatgtcaccggtgacctgaagatatagtatgcttggtcgagtccctcaatgacatatcattgaatcagactcattttgtaacgatggtgataacttaatcgaacatcatggtcagttgagtccctcgaggccgtgatggttcggaggccgaataagacgggaatcacaaggaattGTGATCGACAAAAGTTGCCcactttttcgggcttagtgtgattggtcgagttcctcgaagTTACACTAAGACATTGATTGTATCTCAATCCTCACTAAAGATCTGTTAGGAGTCTTCGATTCATATACCGGAGGGAGTTGTGTGTATCGTAAGAAAATAGTAGAAATAGATTAAGATTGAAGTCCTTATCTTGGTTGTTTACCTTTATGTAAAATCtgtactcctgagttacagaggcaGTATGAAAAAGATGGatttcagatccattctcctgtgtctctataaattatttgaaaaataagaaagaactcagcaatataagatatccaagagtctcttcagcgctaggatgactgaagaTATATCGACTCAGAACCATGtctttaagatgattgagtggacagATAAAAAGCCTAAtgggtctaagaatggtcctagatgataacATGTATGTGGATCTTATATTTCAATCCatcctagattccttttcatagtttattatgaattttaacataaataagcttgaggtaactctgagctcctcaatatattaaaGGGAGGCTAAGAacacaataaaaaaaagataagtcagttctctatgctggtgagactagaaagaaaaggaaggcagagaAGTCCCGTAAGAATGACAAGGGTAAGGGCAAACCagacaaagcaaatgttgctaagaaggaCCTGACAAAAGAagagactcgactaaccatgatgttctCCTCTTCGCTAATTTAACCATCGGAAGGGCCGCGTCGAGCAACCCCCAACATCGGCCTATCATGTAGGATTGCTGGTCGCTTAAAGACACCCGGATGACCCAATCCCTAATGAGGAGCTTTAAACCAGAAAGATCTCAATCTGCCTACCTAGGTATCCCGAACTGGGTCCTCACTAATAGAATGACATCCGACTAAGAAGCATATGTGGTCTCACCTCACCAAGTCTCCCATGTCAACCAGGAAGAGACACCTAGATGAGCTTGCATCTTCGGtagttgtaatatccctcgcttttaaaaattattaataaagatttatttataaatcggaggacctatatgtaaatatagaaatttcaaagactaaactgttaagttgtaaaaagaagtaaataaagaaaaaccgaaaatttcggttttatcccaccgcctcccacgcactctctgtttcttcgagaaacagagaggagtggtggggcatgaggagtgaagaaaagaagaagaagagggaaaagaagagagtaggaaggaggaagaagagggagaagagaagaagaagaagaagaggaggtggctgcagcgaggagctgtggggcgtggggagaagaagagaggaagaagagggagaagagaagaagaagaagaagaagaagaagaagaagaagagaggaggatagctgcggcaaggctgcagcgaggaggtgtgtggctttggggaggaaaagggaagaggagaagaagagaaggagaagaagagggaaaagagaggcagctgcagcagccagggctgcagcacctctgtttcccgcaggtggaaacagaggagaggatgtgtggggcgttgaggatgaaaagggaagaagaagaagaagaagatagctgcggcaaggctgcagcgaggagatgtgtggccttggggaggaaaagggaagaggggaagaggagaagaagaagaagaggaagagaaagaggtgtgatacctctgtttcctgcagaggaaacagaggagagggtgtgtgtgacgccggggaagaaggggctgcagctgcggcgatggcagctgcagctggaagagaagaagaagaggaagatgagcaggggaggagggagaggttgcggccgtggctgcggccgcgactgcagcagttgcagcggggagagaagaagaagaaaggaaggagaaggaagaggagaagggaaagaagtagctgcggctgcggttgtggcagctgcagctatggcagggaaagaggaagagaaaaaggaaaggaagaagaagagaaagggaaggagaggaagaagagaggaagaggagaaggggctgcgactgcggcgatggcagctgcagctgtggcagggaaagagaaaaaggaaaggaagaagaagagaaagggaaggagaggaagaagagaggaagaggagaaggggctgcggctgcggcgatgacagctgcagctgtggcagggaaagagaaaaaggaaaggaagaagaagagaaagggaaggagaggaagaagagaggaagaggagaaggggctgcggctgcggtgatggcagctgcagctgtggctgggaaagaagagggaaaggaagaagaagagaaagggaaggagaggaagaagagaggaagaggagaaggggtggcagctgcgacagtggcaactgcagttggaagagaagtaggagaggaaatagagtagcagaggaagaagaggctgcggttgtggtggctacggccatggctgcgactgcgactgcggcagttgcagctgggaaagaaaggaaaggaaagggggaaaaaggggctgcggacgggattgcggtcgcagcggcagcgactgcgtatgcagcagttatgtctgcgagagaagggaggaaggaaggtagtgcggtggaaggggctgcgattgtggcagcggcagcggcggcggttgtggcagctgcgtttgggaaagaaaaagaaggaatgagagtaagagaaagcaggtgactgtgcctcgatgttcgacacgtggtgtagttgcgaagaaaggaagaaaacgggagcacaaaacgaaacagagagaggacacggaggaaaagtagaaggatttgggctagcaccttctttggatcttcggatcgaaatccttgaaaggcaagttccctgaccgtttctcctataattgctctgatatttcttattgcaagttccctgatcgtttctcctataattgctctgatatttcttattgcaagttccctgatcgtttctcctataattgctctgatatttcttattgcaagttccctgatcgttcctcctataattgctctaatctttcctattgcaagtatcctgatcgttcctcactgtcatttttatctctacatttgctttgaatatgaggaactttgaattgttctagccttgcatttgatatatctcttgtttagacgtaacgattcgaatctgtgcaacttctgatattatgaccttttgataccgagctgcctataagtctttgttggaaactctgatttgttcaaaattgatttcattggaaactagactcgtagacctttctttgatatatggattgaaagatttggaatccaaacacctatccaattatctgttgaatctgacattatgaattctgccaacagagattttgttctacgacacttgcttactaaattatttgtaactctctctgttagacagttcaattcatatgaagcctatcttatctgaaagtattatccaatgattatttctaagtaaattggagcacgattgatagtttgaatcatttgttcaatgtgccttctgtattctgccagaaatcgagctttggtcgatttctcatattctggtttcattcctttggaaattgatatcctttagccttcttattcaattgaactttatattactgctttgaaatcttgtatgctcttgtccttaaaattatttgcattcttgaaaactgttgtgtaacgtttatgctatatcgtattgactcatataggcacatgtatatcctattgttccgcatttgctttcgatatgtgcctattccagtttcattcctttggacattgaattcatcaaatcttcttattgaattgagttatatgtgattgcttggattccatatgtgcccttgctttcaattcctttcaaatctgaatatacttgtgaaagattattgtttacttcggattgactcgtaaaggcacatgtacgctttgttgttccgcgtgtgcttccgatatatgctgcttattgttaaaactgcccttttgtactctggtgtgtgggattgtctagacctttgccataaatggtaaagggtatgcgctatttgcccgctatgtggggtcccgctataagggatattctgtttgcgcttgttgcccgctacgtgggtatgtgattagagcctgcgatgctctgccggccccctttgacttcacctagacgtgggtggatggagctcccagacgtgggagacttttgtcaggtggtcattcagaaatggatgaatcacattctgactgagatcccactacaccctctatatgtttgatatgacatccagagttttggtgagtttgtttctgttcatactctggataagattgatatgattgcaacgtcaaggatgacgtttgagctcttgtacgatatgtgtaccgatatgctctgaaaggcttcattccctaatgattttgtttcgaaatgttccatatgccgttgatatgcttcgaaacattttatatgccattgataagctttgatatgtttcctttgtttctgatatgctccaattacgctgtgctccatttgctatgaactgatatgttcttatatgtcctatctgccattgatatgctccgattactctgtgatccatttgttatgaactgatatgttcttatatgtcctatctgccattgatatgctccgattactctgtgatccatt
The window above is part of the Musa acuminata AAA Group cultivar baxijiao chromosome BXJ1-1, Cavendish_Baxijiao_AAA, whole genome shotgun sequence genome. Proteins encoded here:
- the LOC135652638 gene encoding uncharacterized protein LOC135652638 isoform X1 — its product is MATIANSLVSVRDSRFQALYGGFTLKPSSDKSLVVCPPSSLSLRPISRRKDGIASHKRQFVLRAAYRSGGRPNSASIFVGGFVLGGIVVGALACVYAPQISKALTETDKKELMRRLPKFIYDEEKALEKTRKILTEKIAQLNAAIDDVSSQLRADDEPNGVAVAQDEMEAAT
- the LOC135652709 gene encoding uncharacterized protein LOC135652709, producing MCGALRMKREEEEEEDSCGKAAARRCVALGRKREEGKRRRRRRGRERGVIPLFPAEETEERVCVTPGKKGLQLRRWQLQLEEKKKRKMSRGGGRGCGRGCGRDCSSCSGERRRRKEGEGRGEGKEVAAAAVVAAAAMAGKEEEKKERKKKRKGRRGRREEEEKGLRLRRWQLQLWQGKRKRKGRRREREGEEEERKRRRGCGCGDDSCSCGREREKGKEEEEKGKERKKRGRGEGAAAAVMAAAAVAGKEEGKEEEEKGKERKKRGRGEGVAAATVATAVGREVGEEIE
- the LOC135652638 gene encoding uncharacterized protein LOC135652638 isoform X2 translates to MATIANSLVSVRDSRFQALYGFTLKPSSDKSLVVCPPSSLSLRPISRRKDGIASHKRQFVLRAAYRSGGRPNSASIFVGGFVLGGIVVGALACVYAPQISKALTETDKKELMRRLPKFIYDEEKALEKTRKILTEKIAQLNAAIDDVSSQLRADDEPNGVAVAQDEMEAAT